One Hemibagrus wyckioides isolate EC202008001 linkage group LG07, SWU_Hwy_1.0, whole genome shotgun sequence DNA segment encodes these proteins:
- the LOC131356094 gene encoding E3 ubiquitin-protein ligase TRIM39-like isoform X2 produces MWQGIQAITNYRRTSPACDSDTSLPDALNDFYARFEAQNNTTEKKTIPPPNDQVLCLTTADMKRTLCRVNPRKSAGPDNIPGRVLRECAEQLADVFTDIFNILLNSSIIPPCLKTTTIVPVLEKSTVSCLNDYRPVALTPIAWSPNRFTDDAITTTLQLALTHLDFMAYSRSLLSEDQLQCPICLDVFTDPVTTSCGHNFCMICLKEFWDSSSHCQCPLCMEEFHKHPELRVNTFISSLVAQFKEQLLSKTKKVLCDSCTEEKLEALKSCLHCGVSYCNTHLMPHKTTAKLMKHKLIDPVENLEDYICQKHERPLELFCRDDQMCVCQFCTEGEHETHNTVPLEEIREKIWVQEKQAEVQQLIQERLKKVREIKLSVELSKKNTEKEKADVVEIFSNLMSCIKRGQVELLKVMEETQKAAERRAEEFIKELEQEITELKKRNTELEQLSHTEDHLHLLQIYPSLCSPPHTQDWTDVTINTKVNVETLISLSQLQETLKLWKIIDCIQKYAVDVTLDPDTAHPYLILSDDGKQVGHNRYMVENLPDYPERFDTSLYVLGNEGFTSGRIYYEVQVHGKTDWILGVVRESIKRKGLIIPCPEDGYWCVWKRNDDKYSAWDSPRVSLSMKQAPQKVGVFVDYEEGLISFYDVDAKSHIYSFTGQTFTEKLYPIFSPCNHENGQNVVPLVICSRS; encoded by the exons atgtggcagggcattcaggcgatcacgaACTACAggagaacttcacctgcctgtgacagtgacaccTCCCTCCCAGACGCACTGAACGACTTCtatgctcggtttgaggcacagaacaacacaacagagaagaagaccatccctcctcctaatgaccaggtgctctgtcttaCCACAGCTGacatgaagagaactctatgcagagttaaccccaggaagtctgctggaccagacaacattcctggcagagtgctcagggagtgtgcagagcagctagcagatgtcttcactgacatcttcaacatcttgctgaacagctccatcatcccaccgtgcctcaagacaacgaccatcgtccctgtgcttgagaagtctacggtttcctgcctcaatgactatcgtcccgtcgcactcacaccaatcgcaTGGAGTCCTAACCGCTtcacagacgatgccatcaccacaactctCCAGCTTGCCCTCACACACTTGGACT TCATGGCTTACTCCAGAAGTCTGCTATCAGAAGATCAGCTCCAGTGTCCTATCTGTCTGGATGTGTTCACTGATCCAGTCACTACTTCATGTGGACACAACTTCTGTATGATCTGTCTCAAAGAGTTCTGGGACAGCAGTTCACACTGCCAGTGTCCACTCTGTATGGAGGAATTTCATAAACATCCTGAACTACGTGTGAATACGTTCATTTCATCACTTGTTGCTCAGTTCAAGGAGCAGCTTCTTTCCAAGACTAAGAAGGTTCTGTGTGACTCCTGCACTGAGGAAAAGCTGGAGGCTCTAAAGTCCTGTCTGCACTGTGGAGTTTCTTACTGTAACACTCATCTGATGCCTCATAAAACTACAGCTAAACTCATGAAGCACAAACTCATAGACCctgtggagaacctggaggactaCATATGTCAGAAACATGAGAGACCCCTGGAGCTGTTCTGTAGAGATgaccagatgtgtgtgtgtcagttctgTACTGAGGGAGAGCACGAAACTCACAACACTGTTCCTCTAGAGGAGATTAGAGAAAAG ATATGGGTACAGGAGAAACAAGCAGAAGTTCAGCAGCTGATCCAAGAGCGATTGAAGAAAGTTAGGGAAATCAAACTCTCTGTAGAACTCAGTAAA AAGAacacagagaaggagaaagcaGACGTTGTGGAGATCTTCAGCAATCTGATGAGCTGCATTAAGAGAGGCCAGGTTGAGCTGCTTAAGGTGATGGAGGAGACACAGAAAGCAGCAGAGAGGCGGGCTGAAGAGTTCATTAAAGAGCTGGAGCAGGAAATCACTGAGCTAAAGAAGAGAAacactgagctggagcagctctcacacactgaggatcacctccacctcctacag ATTTACCCGTCACTGTGCAGCCCtccacacacccaggactggaCTGATGTCACAATTAACACGAAAGTGAATGTGGAGACACTGATTTCTCTGTCTCAGCTTCAGGAAACTCTGA AACTGTGGAAAATAATTGACTGCATTCAAAAATATGCAG tggatgtgactctggatcctgatacaGCTCATCCTTATCTCATCCTGTCTGATGATGGGAAACAAGTAGGACACAACAGATACATGGTAGAAAACCTCCCTGATTACCCGGAAAGGTTTGATACATCTCTGTATGTGCTGGGAAATGAGGGATTCACTTCAGGGAGAATTTATTATGAGGTACAGGTTCATGGAAAAACTGATTGGATTTTAGGAGTGGTCAGAGAGTCTATTAAAAGAAAGGGACTGATCATACCTTGCCCTGAAGATGGatactggtgtgtgtggaaAAGAAATGATGATAAATATTCAGCATGGGACTCTCCTCGTGTCTCCCTCTCCATGAAACAGGCTCCTCAGaaggtgggggtgtttgtggattatgaggagGGTCTGATCTCCTTCTATGATGTTGATGCAAAGTCTCATATCTACTCGTTCACTGGTCAGACTTTCACTGAGAAACTTTATCCGATATTCAGCCCTTGTAATCATGAGAATGGTCAAAATGTAGTACCTCTGGTCATCTGTTCTAGAAGTTAA
- the LOC131356094 gene encoding E3 ubiquitin-protein ligase TRIM39-like isoform X1, giving the protein MWQGIQAITNYRRTSPACDSDTSLPDALNDFYARFEAQNNTTEKKTIPPPNDQVLCLTTADMKRTLCRVNPRKSAGPDNIPGRVLRECAEQLADVFTDIFNILLNSSIIPPCLKTTTIVPVLEKSTVSCLNDYRPVALTPIAWSPNRFTDDAITTTLQLALTHLDFMAYSRSLLSEDQLQCPICLDVFTDPVTTSCGHNFCMICLKEFWDSSSHCQCPLCMEEFHKHPELRVNTFISSLVAQFKEQLLSKTKKVLCDSCTEEKLEALKSCLHCGVSYCNTHLMPHKTTAKLMKHKLIDPVENLEDYICQKHERPLELFCRDDQMCVCQFCTEGEHETHNTVPLEEIREKIWVQEKQAEVQQLIQERLKKVREIKLSVELSKKNTEKEKADVVEIFSNLMSCIKRGQVELLKVMEETQKAAERRAEEFIKELEQEITELKKRNTELEQLSHTEDHLHLLQIYPSLCSPPHTQDWTDVTINTKVNVETLISLSQLQETLSEKMEKLYQIKLWKIIDCIQKYAVDVTLDPDTAHPYLILSDDGKQVGHNRYMVENLPDYPERFDTSLYVLGNEGFTSGRIYYEVQVHGKTDWILGVVRESIKRKGLIIPCPEDGYWCVWKRNDDKYSAWDSPRVSLSMKQAPQKVGVFVDYEEGLISFYDVDAKSHIYSFTGQTFTEKLYPIFSPCNHENGQNVVPLVICSRS; this is encoded by the exons atgtggcagggcattcaggcgatcacgaACTACAggagaacttcacctgcctgtgacagtgacaccTCCCTCCCAGACGCACTGAACGACTTCtatgctcggtttgaggcacagaacaacacaacagagaagaagaccatccctcctcctaatgaccaggtgctctgtcttaCCACAGCTGacatgaagagaactctatgcagagttaaccccaggaagtctgctggaccagacaacattcctggcagagtgctcagggagtgtgcagagcagctagcagatgtcttcactgacatcttcaacatcttgctgaacagctccatcatcccaccgtgcctcaagacaacgaccatcgtccctgtgcttgagaagtctacggtttcctgcctcaatgactatcgtcccgtcgcactcacaccaatcgcaTGGAGTCCTAACCGCTtcacagacgatgccatcaccacaactctCCAGCTTGCCCTCACACACTTGGACT TCATGGCTTACTCCAGAAGTCTGCTATCAGAAGATCAGCTCCAGTGTCCTATCTGTCTGGATGTGTTCACTGATCCAGTCACTACTTCATGTGGACACAACTTCTGTATGATCTGTCTCAAAGAGTTCTGGGACAGCAGTTCACACTGCCAGTGTCCACTCTGTATGGAGGAATTTCATAAACATCCTGAACTACGTGTGAATACGTTCATTTCATCACTTGTTGCTCAGTTCAAGGAGCAGCTTCTTTCCAAGACTAAGAAGGTTCTGTGTGACTCCTGCACTGAGGAAAAGCTGGAGGCTCTAAAGTCCTGTCTGCACTGTGGAGTTTCTTACTGTAACACTCATCTGATGCCTCATAAAACTACAGCTAAACTCATGAAGCACAAACTCATAGACCctgtggagaacctggaggactaCATATGTCAGAAACATGAGAGACCCCTGGAGCTGTTCTGTAGAGATgaccagatgtgtgtgtgtcagttctgTACTGAGGGAGAGCACGAAACTCACAACACTGTTCCTCTAGAGGAGATTAGAGAAAAG ATATGGGTACAGGAGAAACAAGCAGAAGTTCAGCAGCTGATCCAAGAGCGATTGAAGAAAGTTAGGGAAATCAAACTCTCTGTAGAACTCAGTAAA AAGAacacagagaaggagaaagcaGACGTTGTGGAGATCTTCAGCAATCTGATGAGCTGCATTAAGAGAGGCCAGGTTGAGCTGCTTAAGGTGATGGAGGAGACACAGAAAGCAGCAGAGAGGCGGGCTGAAGAGTTCATTAAAGAGCTGGAGCAGGAAATCACTGAGCTAAAGAAGAGAAacactgagctggagcagctctcacacactgaggatcacctccacctcctacag ATTTACCCGTCACTGTGCAGCCCtccacacacccaggactggaCTGATGTCACAATTAACACGAAAGTGAATGTGGAGACACTGATTTCTCTGTCTCAGCTTCAGGAAACTCTGAGTGAGAAAATGGAGAAGCTTTATCAGATCA AACTGTGGAAAATAATTGACTGCATTCAAAAATATGCAG tggatgtgactctggatcctgatacaGCTCATCCTTATCTCATCCTGTCTGATGATGGGAAACAAGTAGGACACAACAGATACATGGTAGAAAACCTCCCTGATTACCCGGAAAGGTTTGATACATCTCTGTATGTGCTGGGAAATGAGGGATTCACTTCAGGGAGAATTTATTATGAGGTACAGGTTCATGGAAAAACTGATTGGATTTTAGGAGTGGTCAGAGAGTCTATTAAAAGAAAGGGACTGATCATACCTTGCCCTGAAGATGGatactggtgtgtgtggaaAAGAAATGATGATAAATATTCAGCATGGGACTCTCCTCGTGTCTCCCTCTCCATGAAACAGGCTCCTCAGaaggtgggggtgtttgtggattatgaggagGGTCTGATCTCCTTCTATGATGTTGATGCAAAGTCTCATATCTACTCGTTCACTGGTCAGACTTTCACTGAGAAACTTTATCCGATATTCAGCCCTTGTAATCATGAGAATGGTCAAAATGTAGTACCTCTGGTCATCTGTTCTAGAAGTTAA